From a single Bacillus sp. NEB1478 genomic region:
- a CDS encoding type 1 glutamine amidotransferase domain-containing protein, with protein MSKRILIVVTNHQNIGTNKTGLWLEEYAVPFNEFRQSGYDITVKSIQGGKIPLDPNSLEGVDREEYKEALSILEDTAKLSNEDAVSYDAIFLPGGHGTVFDFPKSEELKEVVSQMAQTNKVIGSVCHGPAGLTTATLKDGTPIVKGKTVTAFTDEEEEEMQLTKEVPFLLETKLRELGAEFQRAGKWEDFAVTDGNLITGQNPQSSRSVAIGMIEVLNKQ; from the coding sequence ATGTCAAAAAGAATTCTAATTGTAGTTACAAACCACCAAAATATCGGAACGAATAAAACTGGACTTTGGCTTGAAGAGTATGCCGTTCCATTTAATGAATTTCGTCAAAGCGGCTATGATATAACAGTAAAAAGTATTCAAGGCGGCAAGATTCCGCTGGATCCCAACAGCTTAGAAGGAGTTGATCGGGAAGAATACAAAGAAGCTTTATCGATTCTGGAGGATACAGCAAAGCTTAGCAATGAAGATGCTGTCAGCTACGACGCTATCTTCTTGCCGGGTGGTCACGGGACAGTCTTTGATTTTCCAAAGAGTGAGGAATTAAAAGAAGTGGTAAGCCAGATGGCACAAACGAACAAAGTTATCGGCAGTGTTTGCCACGGACCAGCAGGACTGACAACGGCGACCCTGAAAGATGGTACGCCAATCGTAAAAGGAAAGACTGTTACTGCTTTCACGGATGAAGAGGAAGAAGAGATGCAGTTGACGAAGGAAGTGCCGTTTTTATTAGAAACAAAGCTTCGTGAACTAGGAGCTGAATTTCAGCGAGCTGGTAAATGGGAGGATTTCGCGGTTACGGATGGCAACCTCATTACAGGTCAAAATCCTCAATCAAGCAGAAGTGTAGCTATCGGGATGATTGAAGTACTGAATAAACAATAA
- a CDS encoding aldo/keto reductase, with amino-acid sequence MVNSIHDRAILHNGVHMPWLGLGVYKAEEGEEVVQAIKWALDAGFRSIDTASFYDNETGVGKAIRESSVPREDLFITTKVWNTDQGYDQTLAALDASLERLGLEYVDLYLIHWPVPGKYKETWRAVEKIYQDGKAKAIGVSNFKQHHLEDLIADAQIKPMVNQVEYHPRLTQEDLLSYCKDQGIQLEAWRPLLKGEIFDEPVLVEMAEKHNKSVAQIILRWDIQNGVVTIPKSVTKHRIEENGEIFDFELSEEEMSRISSLNQNKRNGVDPDDSEFYKQFE; translated from the coding sequence ATGGTAAACAGTATTCATGATCGCGCGATTTTACATAACGGTGTCCACATGCCGTGGCTGGGTCTAGGTGTATACAAGGCCGAAGAAGGCGAAGAGGTTGTTCAAGCGATAAAATGGGCGCTCGATGCAGGTTTCAGAAGCATTGATACAGCAAGTTTTTATGATAACGAGACAGGCGTTGGGAAAGCTATCCGTGAATCCAGCGTACCAAGAGAAGATCTTTTTATCACCACAAAAGTTTGGAACACTGATCAAGGTTATGATCAGACACTTGCCGCATTGGACGCGAGCTTAGAAAGGCTGGGTCTTGAGTATGTCGACCTTTACCTGATTCACTGGCCTGTACCTGGAAAGTACAAAGAAACGTGGAGAGCCGTGGAAAAAATCTATCAAGATGGAAAAGCAAAGGCGATTGGTGTAAGTAATTTTAAACAGCACCATTTGGAAGATCTAATAGCTGATGCCCAGATCAAGCCGATGGTGAATCAAGTTGAATACCACCCGCGTCTTACTCAGGAAGATTTATTATCCTATTGTAAAGACCAAGGCATTCAGCTTGAAGCATGGCGTCCACTTTTAAAAGGTGAAATTTTCGATGAACCTGTTTTAGTAGAAATGGCAGAAAAACATAACAAAAGTGTGGCACAGATTATTTTGCGCTGGGACATTCAAAATGGTGTTGTAACAATCCCAAAATCTGTTACAAAACATCGAATTGAAGAAAATGGTGAAATATTTGATTTTGAATTAAGTGAAGAAGAAATGTCGCGCATCTCTTCTCTGAATCAAAATAAGCGAAATGGCGTAGATCCCGACGATTCCGAATTTTATAAGCAGTTTGAATAA
- a CDS encoding NUDIX hydrolase gives MELVYQNREKDIEVYEDEFGKITLKENPNEAAVMVAVEDESLILISQYRPAVDEVIIQLPGGGMKLDENPEDAAKRELLEETGIVCGETVFLGSIQPSACLANTITHVYFTREILEYQQQKLEKKEASIQSFHIPIERAFYNIEQGTWKDSELAHGLLLARLKGLI, from the coding sequence ATGGAACTTGTGTATCAAAATAGAGAAAAAGATATAGAAGTTTACGAAGATGAATTTGGAAAAATAACCTTAAAAGAAAACCCGAATGAAGCAGCAGTCATGGTTGCCGTAGAGGACGAAAGTTTAATTTTAATCAGTCAATATCGCCCTGCTGTAGATGAAGTGATTATCCAGCTTCCAGGCGGGGGAATGAAATTGGATGAGAATCCTGAAGACGCCGCTAAACGCGAGCTTTTAGAAGAAACAGGGATCGTTTGCGGCGAAACCGTATTTTTAGGGAGTATCCAGCCTAGTGCTTGTCTGGCAAATACGATTACACACGTATATTTTACTCGAGAAATTCTTGAGTACCAGCAGCAGAAGCTAGAGAAAAAGGAAGCTTCCATTCAATCTTTTCATATACCGATTGAACGAGCGTTTTATAATATCGAACAAGGAACCTGGAAAGACAGTGAATTAGCACATGGATTACTGCTTGCACGGTTAAAAGGATTGATCTAG